The Vibrio chagasii genome includes a region encoding these proteins:
- a CDS encoding SirB2 family protein produces MYEGLKHFHLLTIAISVSLLSIRFVLMMANSPKLKHPFLQRFPHINDSLLLLSGIGLIFITGFIPFTPAAPWLTEKLTCVMAYIALGFFALKLGKNKLLRVFSFFGALGWLAMAGKIAMTKTPTFFG; encoded by the coding sequence ATGTACGAAGGTTTAAAACATTTTCACCTACTAACGATTGCGATAAGCGTGTCACTTCTTTCAATTCGTTTCGTTCTTATGATGGCGAACTCACCAAAGCTTAAGCACCCTTTCTTGCAGCGTTTCCCGCATATCAACGACTCGTTGCTATTGCTATCGGGTATTGGCTTGATTTTTATCACTGGCTTTATTCCATTTACCCCAGCTGCACCATGGCTAACAGAAAAGCTAACGTGTGTAATGGCATACATCGCATTGGGTTTCTTTGCGCTTAAACTGGGTAAGAATAAACTATTGAGAGTATTCTCTTTCTTCGGTGCGCTTGGCTGGTTAGCGATGGCTGGCAAAATTGCGATGACGAAGACGCCAACATTTTTCGGTTAA
- a CDS encoding SirB1 family protein — MYEFFDEDFDQLELAEGALILNKAINPDTQDNWAEQELARLFKEAEFALVHETDEQQKFESFIRLFFDEWGFAGDKDAYFSSENAFIDKVLERKKGIPVSLGAIFLFLGRKLGFPVEGVSFPTQFLLKVTWYGQAAVYINPYNGEYVGEQTLRAWLIGHDGPLAELKSEHLEVADHPTIIGKWLALLKSALLREERYTLALKCTDLALTFVPDDPYEIRDRGFIYQQLDCHQVAATDYQYFIDQCPDDPASELLKSQVNVMNEKTVVVH; from the coding sequence ATGTACGAATTTTTTGACGAAGACTTTGACCAGCTAGAATTAGCTGAAGGTGCATTGATCTTAAATAAAGCGATTAACCCAGATACTCAAGACAATTGGGCTGAGCAAGAGCTAGCAAGACTGTTTAAAGAAGCTGAGTTTGCTTTGGTTCATGAAACCGATGAGCAACAGAAGTTTGAATCCTTTATTCGACTATTCTTCGATGAATGGGGCTTTGCGGGTGATAAAGACGCTTATTTCTCTTCAGAGAACGCTTTCATCGATAAAGTGCTAGAGCGTAAGAAAGGCATTCCTGTTAGTCTTGGCGCGATCTTTCTTTTTCTAGGTCGCAAGCTAGGCTTTCCTGTAGAGGGTGTCTCTTTCCCGACTCAGTTTCTTCTTAAAGTGACTTGGTATGGCCAAGCAGCAGTGTATATCAATCCTTACAATGGAGAGTACGTTGGTGAGCAGACGCTACGAGCGTGGCTGATTGGCCATGATGGTCCATTAGCTGAGCTTAAATCTGAGCATTTAGAAGTGGCTGACCATCCAACAATCATTGGCAAGTGGTTAGCGCTATTAAAGAGTGCGCTACTGAGAGAAGAGCGCTATACGCTAGCATTGAAATGTACAGACCTTGCATTAACGTTTGTACCTGACGACCCGTATGAAATCCGCGACCGTGGCTTTATCTATCAGCAGTTGGATTGTCACCAAGTGGCAGCGACGGATTACCAATATTTTATCGACCAATGCCCAGATGACCCTGCATCTGAGTTACTGAAATCTCAAGTGAACGTCATGAATGAAAAGACCGTGGTTGTTCACTAA
- the ushA gene encoding bifunctional UDP-sugar hydrolase/5'-nucleotidase UshA yields MKQRLILKTALSAAILATLAGCASQSVHDWNQDETYKLTILHTNDNHGRFWQNKYGEYGMSARKTLIDQLRAEVEAEGGSVLLLSGGDINTGVPESDLQDAEPDFKGMNKIGYDAMALGNHEFDNSLDVLQKQIDWANFPMLSANIYDKATGERKFQAYEMFEKQGIKIAVIGLTTEDTQKIGNPEFIAGIDFRDPKEEAKKLIAELKETEKPDLIFAVTHMGHYENGQRGVNAPGDVALARYLDEGDLDMIVGGHSQEPVCMEGPNVAKKNFKPGDECKPDLQNGTYIVQAHEWGKYVGRADYEFRNGELEMVSYDLIPVNLKKKVKIDGKKQRVLIQDEIAQDPELLEFLRPFQEQGQAQLEVKIAETNGKLEGDRNVVRFQQTNLGRLIATSHMERAKADFAVMNSGGVRDSIEAGEVTYKDVLTVQPFANILTYTDMTGKEVLDYLNVVATKPIDSGAYAQFAGISMTVANGEVSDVVIGGKPLNLEETYRFTVPSFNAAGGDGYPKLSDHPGYVNTGFVDAEVLKEYLEANSPVDVNKYAPSGQIVYK; encoded by the coding sequence ATGAAGCAACGCCTTATTCTAAAGACAGCACTAAGTGCTGCAATTCTAGCGACTTTAGCTGGTTGTGCGTCTCAATCTGTTCATGATTGGAACCAAGACGAAACTTATAAGCTAACGATTCTTCACACTAACGACAACCATGGTCGTTTCTGGCAGAACAAATACGGCGAATACGGCATGTCTGCGCGTAAAACGCTGATTGATCAACTTCGTGCAGAAGTTGAAGCAGAAGGCGGTAGCGTGTTGCTTCTATCTGGTGGTGACATCAACACAGGTGTACCAGAGTCAGATCTTCAGGATGCAGAACCTGATTTCAAAGGTATGAACAAGATTGGTTACGATGCAATGGCACTTGGTAACCATGAGTTTGATAACTCACTAGACGTACTACAAAAGCAAATCGATTGGGCTAACTTCCCAATGCTATCTGCAAACATCTACGATAAAGCGACTGGCGAACGTAAGTTCCAAGCTTATGAGATGTTTGAAAAGCAAGGTATTAAAATCGCGGTTATTGGTTTAACAACTGAAGATACCCAAAAGATTGGTAACCCTGAGTTCATCGCAGGTATCGATTTCCGTGACCCTAAAGAAGAAGCGAAGAAACTGATCGCTGAACTTAAAGAAACAGAAAAACCAGATCTTATCTTTGCTGTGACTCACATGGGTCACTACGAAAATGGTCAGCGTGGCGTTAACGCACCAGGTGATGTTGCACTAGCGCGTTACCTAGACGAAGGTGACCTAGACATGATCGTTGGTGGTCACTCTCAAGAGCCTGTATGTATGGAAGGCCCTAACGTTGCGAAGAAAAACTTCAAGCCGGGTGATGAGTGTAAACCTGACCTTCAAAACGGTACTTACATCGTTCAAGCTCACGAATGGGGCAAATACGTAGGCCGTGCTGATTATGAATTCCGCAATGGCGAACTAGAAATGGTGAGCTACGACCTAATCCCAGTTAACCTGAAGAAAAAGGTTAAGATCGACGGTAAGAAGCAACGCGTACTTATCCAAGACGAGATTGCGCAAGATCCAGAACTACTAGAGTTCCTACGTCCATTCCAAGAGCAAGGCCAAGCACAGCTTGAAGTTAAGATTGCTGAAACAAATGGCAAGCTTGAAGGTGACCGTAACGTGGTTCGTTTCCAACAGACTAACCTAGGTCGTCTGATTGCAACTTCTCACATGGAGCGTGCAAAAGCAGATTTCGCAGTGATGAACTCTGGTGGTGTTCGTGATTCAATTGAAGCGGGTGAAGTAACATACAAAGATGTACTAACAGTACAACCTTTTGCAAACATCCTGACTTACACAGACATGACGGGTAAAGAAGTTCTAGATTACCTAAACGTAGTAGCGACTAAACCAATCGATTCAGGTGCTTACGCACAATTCGCTGGTATCTCAATGACAGTAGCGAACGGTGAAGTGTCTGACGTTGTTATCGGTGGTAAGCCACTTAACTTAGAAGAAACGTACCGCTTCACTGTACCAAGCTTTAACGCTGCTGGTGGTGACGGCTACCCTAAACTGTCTGACCACCCTGGTTACGTAAACACTGGTTTTGTTGACGCTGAAGTACTGAAAGAGTACCTAGAAGCGAATAGCCCAGTTGACGTGAACAAGTACGCTCCTTCTGGTCAAATTGTTTACAAGTAA
- the kdsA gene encoding 3-deoxy-8-phosphooctulonate synthase, protein MEQKTVHIGDMPIANDKPFTLFAGMNVLESRDLAMQICEHYVKVTEKLGIPYVFKASFDKANRSSVHSYRGPGMEEGLKIFQELKDTFGVKIITDVHTEAQAQPVADVVDVIQLPAFLARQTDLVEAMAKTGAVINVKKPQFMSPNQVGNIVDKFAECGNDKIILCERGSCMGYDNLVVDMLGFGVMKKSSNGSPIIFDVTHSLQMRDPSGAASGGRREQTVELAKAGLATGIAGLFIEAHPNPDQARCDGPSALPLDKLEPFLKQMKALDDLIKGFDHIDIK, encoded by the coding sequence ATGGAACAGAAAACAGTTCATATTGGCGATATGCCAATTGCTAACGACAAGCCATTCACGCTATTTGCAGGCATGAACGTTCTTGAATCTCGCGATCTAGCAATGCAGATCTGTGAGCACTACGTGAAAGTAACTGAAAAGCTGGGTATTCCTTATGTATTTAAGGCGTCTTTCGATAAGGCAAACCGTAGCTCAGTTCACTCATACCGTGGCCCTGGTATGGAAGAAGGTCTAAAGATCTTCCAAGAATTGAAAGACACATTCGGCGTTAAAATCATCACTGATGTTCACACTGAAGCACAAGCTCAGCCGGTTGCTGATGTGGTTGATGTTATTCAACTTCCAGCATTCTTAGCTCGTCAAACGGACCTTGTTGAAGCGATGGCTAAGACTGGCGCAGTTATCAATGTGAAGAAGCCTCAGTTCATGAGCCCGAACCAAGTTGGTAACATCGTTGATAAATTCGCAGAATGTGGCAACGACAAGATTATCCTTTGTGAGCGTGGCTCTTGCATGGGTTATGATAACCTAGTTGTAGATATGCTTGGTTTTGGCGTAATGAAGAAGTCTTCAAACGGTAGCCCGATCATCTTTGACGTGACGCACTCTCTACAGATGCGTGACCCTTCAGGTGCTGCATCTGGTGGTCGTCGTGAGCAAACGGTTGAACTTGCAAAAGCGGGCTTAGCGACCGGTATTGCTGGTCTGTTCATTGAAGCTCACCCGAACCCAGATCAAGCGCGCTGTGATGGCCCCTCTGCACTGCCTCTAGACAAGCTAGAACCGTTCTTGAAGCAGATGAAAGCACTTGATGACCTTATCAAAGGTTTTGACCACATCGATATTAAATAG